The Thermotoga neapolitana DSM 4359 sequence TTTCCCTTTTGTTCCAAAGACCTCCAGTCTCTGATCGTAACCATAAACAGCCTTTCTGGAGTTGTCTATCACCCCGAGAGCCCCGCTTCTGAAACGCAGAACGACCACGGCTGTGTCCACGTCCCCTGCTTTTCCTATCTCCTCGTCCACAAGCACAGATCCACTGGCGTAGACCTCTTCCACTTCCTCACCCATTATGTAGCGCGCCATATCGAAGTCGTGTATGGTCATGTCGAGGAATATTCCTCCTGAGACCTTCACGTACTCTATCGGGGGTGGCTCAGGATCCCGGCTCGTTATCTTCAAAACATGGGGTGTCCCTATCTTTCCTTCCTCTACTGCTTCTTTTACCTTTTTGAAATTCCTGTCGAATCTTCTGTTGAATCCAACAAAGAGGATCCTTCCAGCCTCTTTCATTGCCTCTATCATCCTGTCCACTTCCACCAGATCCAGGGAGAGGGGTTTCTCGCAGAACACGTGTTTTCTTGCTCTGGCACATTCAAGGACAAGTGGTGCGTGCGTGTTGGTACTGGAACAGATCATCACCGCTTCCACTTCTGGATCACGTATGAGGTCCTCCGGGCTGGCAAAGACCTTTTTCACCTTCAACTTCTCGGCCACTTCCTTTGCTCTTTCAATCCTTATATCGGACACCGCCACCAGTTCCACGTCTTCCAGGAGTTTTGCGTTTTCGGCGTGTATCGTCCCTATGCGCCCCAGACCGATTATTCCAAGTTTCACGGTCTCATCCCCACAGGTTCCCAGCCGTGTACAGGTTCCTCCAGCCTTCCGTAAGTGGCTCTTTTGTGAGTGCATCGAGTTCTTCCTTTGGCCTCTGAGACAGCATCTCCGCAGGTGGCAGTTTCCCCGGCGGGAACCTTTCCATGATGTCCCTCACGAGTTTTTCCAGGTAATCCAGAAGGGCTTCAACTCCTTCCTTGGCCTTGTCCGCAGACGCAAGGGTTGCCTTTCCCACAACTCCCTCAGGATACGCCACAACCTCTATGGGACCTCCCCCTACGTGTCCGTACCATGCAATGGGTCTGTGAAGGAGATTTCCCGCCTTGTCTATGTGTCCTTCCGGTAGGAACCCTTTCGGCTCTGTGTCGACAGCCCATTCCTGGTGCATGAGTTCCGGAAAGAGCGCAAGGCTCCATGACGTCTCCACTTCGTCTGCGTGAATGAACGGTGTTTCGTAGGGGCCGCCTTCTTCCTTCGTCTTGAACTTGTCCTGTATGGCGTGATACCAGTTCAGATTGATGATGATGGCAGGAACCTGGAAAATCTTTGCGAACTTGTGAATGGCTACAGGAATCACGAACTCCTGGCCATGGCCGTTCAGAAGGATCTGCTTTCTGAAACCAGTGTTCCAGAATCCTGCTATGACGCTCACAAGATAGTCTATGAACGCCTCATCTTTTACTGGAACCGTTCCTGGCATTCCTATGTGGTGGTACGGATGGTATCCATACCAGATGGGCTCTGCGACTGTACAACCTGTTTTCAATGCGACCTGCTCGGCCATCCTCGTGACGAGGAAGGTATCTTCTCCTGTTGGTGCATTTGGTCCGTGGTTTTCCGTGCTTCCCACAGGGATTATTATGAGGTCACACTCCTTTAGTCTTTCCCTTATCTGTTTCATCGTCATCGTCTGATAATAGACACCCGTTGGTCTTTCCATGTGACCTCCCTCAGGTGGTATCTGCCACTTACCCATAACTCTCACCTCACTCGTTCACCATGGTAACCTTCACCAGGGACTTGTCGGTTTGAAGCCTCTTTATGTACTCAGGTATTTCCTCCATGGTAACGGTCTTGGAGATGATTTTGGTCATGTCCATCCCGGAGGCCATGAGACTGATCACCCTCGGGAAGGTACCATGACCAGAGTGTCCCTGAGATCCCACGATCTGTGCCCTTCTGACCTGAAACACTTCCCCAGTGAGAGGTATCTTCGCGTCGGCTCTTGCCACGATCACCACGGTGGCGTTTATACCGCGGGCTCTCCAGATTACCTCTTCTATCTGTGGCCAGACGATCTGAGGAACACCTGTCGCTTCGAGGAAAAGCTTTGCTCCAAGACCGTTCGTGTAATCAAGCACCGCTTCCACGAAGTTCTCCTTTGTGGGATCTATCACGTGATCTGCTCCCAGCTCTATGGCAAGGTTTCTTCTAGTTTCGGAAGGCTCTGACAGGATCACTTTCGCTGCTCCTGCGTGTTTCAAAATCGCAACGGCTGCAAGTCCTATAGGACCTCCTCCGAGTATCACCACGTTGTCTCCAGGCCTGATTCCACCTCCTCTCACAATTACAGCGTTGTAAGCAACGGAGGTGGGTTCCACGAGACTTCCTGCAAGAAAGAGTCTGTCACCGTACCTGTCCTCCAGTTCTCTGAGGCTCCAGGCGTATTTGGCATCGACCTTCACGTACTCTGCGAAAGCTCCATCGACGTTGAATCCCAGTTCGTTCAGGTTTTCGCAGTGGTTTGGGAAGCCTTCAGCACAGGGCCTGCAGTGACCACACCAGAGCATTTCCTCTACACAGACGGGCTCTCCGATCTCGAATCTTCTGTTTGTTCTTCTGTTGATGGCCTCCGGTCCTGCCTCCACCACAACTCCGGAAAACTCGTGGCCCAAAGTGACGGGAAAACCAGTAAGACCAGGGTAAAGAATGTAGCCTTCATCATCGGTCTGGGCCATATGAACGTCACTGCCACAGATCCCGCAGGCCTTCACTTTGATGATGATCTCTGTGGGCTTTTCGATCTTTGGCTCCGGGACTTCTTCAACTCGCACCTCCGGATATCTCCACACCTTGCTTCCAAGCCAGGTAAGTTTTCCTTCAACATCCTTGGGCCCCAGTTTGAAATCAGGCCTTGGATCCCACTTTGCATGAAGCCTCACCGCCTTCATAGAATCACCCCCTTCATTTCAATCCCAGAACATTTTCGATCACATACAGGGCTCCACCGATTGCAACTCCATACTCTTCTATTTCTCCTCTTTTAATGACGATATCTTCCAGGATATCTTTTGGAACTGTTCGCTCTACGATCGATTTCACAATGGGTGCTATCCTGTCGAACTGGTGAAACCCTATCCCTCCCTTTATGATCACCACGTCCGGATCGAGTATCACAGTGGTATTTGCTATCGCAACTCCAAGGTGTTCCAGACTTTCTCTCAATTCCTCTGGATTCTGCTCAAACACCGTCTCAATGGGTTTTCTAAATTTCTTCTTCAGAGAGTAACCGGAGAACCACTCTTCGAGATGACCAAAACCTTTCTCTGGCACTACGGTTTTGTCCACCGTCCAGTCTGTTATCATGTGGCCGAACTCACCTGCTTTTCCCCGCGCTCCCCTGAAGATCCTTCCCTCGTAAACGATCCCAGAGCCGATACCCCAGCCTATGGATATGAGAAACACACATCTGTAACCCTTCCCTGCACCCACTCTGGTCTCTGCGAAGGCATCGAGATTTGCGTTGTTTTCGATGAAGACAGGATATCCAGCAAAACTTTCCAGTTCCTTTTTCAGATTCCAGTTTGTGATGTTGAATGCAGGTATGCGCTTTATCAACTGGCTT is a genomic window containing:
- the iolM gene encoding scyllo-inosose 3-dehydrogenase, giving the protein MKAVRLHAKWDPRPDFKLGPKDVEGKLTWLGSKVWRYPEVRVEEVPEPKIEKPTEIIIKVKACGICGSDVHMAQTDDEGYILYPGLTGFPVTLGHEFSGVVVEAGPEAINRRTNRRFEIGEPVCVEEMLWCGHCRPCAEGFPNHCENLNELGFNVDGAFAEYVKVDAKYAWSLRELEDRYGDRLFLAGSLVEPTSVAYNAVIVRGGGIRPGDNVVILGGGPIGLAAVAILKHAGAAKVILSEPSETRRNLAIELGADHVIDPTKENFVEAVLDYTNGLGAKLFLEATGVPQIVWPQIEEVIWRARGINATVVIVARADAKIPLTGEVFQVRRAQIVGSQGHSGHGTFPRVISLMASGMDMTKIISKTVTMEEIPEYIKRLQTDKSLVKVTMVNE
- the iolN gene encoding 3-dehydro-scyllo-inosose hydrolase — its product is MGKWQIPPEGGHMERPTGVYYQTMTMKQIRERLKECDLIIIPVGSTENHGPNAPTGEDTFLVTRMAEQVALKTGCTVAEPIWYGYHPYHHIGMPGTVPVKDEAFIDYLVSVIAGFWNTGFRKQILLNGHGQEFVIPVAIHKFAKIFQVPAIIINLNWYHAIQDKFKTKEEGGPYETPFIHADEVETSWSLALFPELMHQEWAVDTEPKGFLPEGHIDKAGNLLHRPIAWYGHVGGGPIEVVAYPEGVVGKATLASADKAKEGVEALLDYLEKLVRDIMERFPPGKLPPAEMLSQRPKEELDALTKEPLTEGWRNLYTAGNLWG
- the iolG gene encoding inositol 2-dehydrogenase; translated protein: MKLGIIGLGRIGTIHAENAKLLEDVELVAVSDIRIERAKEVAEKLKVKKVFASPEDLIRDPEVEAVMICSSTNTHAPLVLECARARKHVFCEKPLSLDLVEVDRMIEAMKEAGRILFVGFNRRFDRNFKKVKEAVEEGKIGTPHVLKITSRDPEPPPIEYVKVSGGIFLDMTIHDFDMARYIMGEEVEEVYASGSVLVDEEIGKAGDVDTAVVVLRFRSGALGVIDNSRKAVYGYDQRLEVFGTKGKITVDNIREDTTMLTDEQGDHGSKYLYFFLERYRESYLEELKTFVKNVAENEPPAVSGEDGRMALLLGYAAKKSLEEKRAVRLEEVIP
- a CDS encoding ROK family transcriptional regulator yields the protein MLGEVERRILQTIKDRGQISRVEISKILNISKPVVSQAVSRLIELGFVKETGKKESSSRGGRRPVLLSFVPESRYVVGVDVGGTKIDAVLTDLNGSILKKEHVVLPSDLDKEKLFEEIKRVMKPLLKYDKILGIGIGIPGTVDESQLIKRIPAFNITNWNLKKELESFAGYPVFIENNANLDAFAETRVGAGKGYRCVFLISIGWGIGSGIVYEGRIFRGARGKAGEFGHMITDWTVDKTVVPEKGFGHLEEWFSGYSLKKKFRKPIETVFEQNPEELRESLEHLGVAIANTTVILDPDVVIIKGGIGFHQFDRIAPIVKSIVERTVPKDILEDIVIKRGEIEEYGVAIGGALYVIENVLGLK